One stretch of Candidatus Binatia bacterium DNA includes these proteins:
- a CDS encoding TetR family transcriptional regulator: protein MVSHLRVRRTQAQRRAEARERLLRATIECLHELGYRRTTTTEIARRAGLSHGGRLHHFPTKTSLVATAVEHLFQRRRDDLVRAIQSLPAGSDPVESAIDVLWQLFQGPEFFAWLELAVAARTDPSLREVVGDLSRRFADMIEATFLQLFPPQETPDTLYSAIPAFVVAFFQGLALDNEILGYGQRTEAALQLMKEVARSLSPRFLGALVETVRSTSSTSGAATLSAPRAARSAR from the coding sequence ATGGTCAGCCACCTTCGGGTGCGACGAACGCAAGCGCAGCGGCGCGCAGAGGCGCGCGAGCGACTTTTGCGGGCCACGATCGAATGCCTGCACGAACTCGGGTACCGGCGCACGACGACCACCGAGATTGCGCGGCGGGCCGGCCTTTCCCACGGGGGTCGCTTGCATCATTTTCCGACCAAGACCTCGCTCGTGGCCACGGCTGTGGAGCACTTGTTCCAACGCCGCCGCGACGACCTCGTGCGCGCGATTCAGTCCCTCCCCGCCGGGTCCGACCCCGTGGAGTCGGCCATCGACGTTCTCTGGCAGCTCTTCCAAGGGCCCGAATTCTTCGCCTGGCTCGAATTGGCTGTGGCTGCCCGTACCGACCCATCGCTTCGAGAGGTCGTGGGGGATTTGTCTCGCCGCTTCGCTGATATGATCGAAGCAACGTTCCTGCAATTGTTTCCTCCCCAAGAAACGCCCGACACGCTGTATTCTGCCATTCCGGCGTTTGTGGTGGCGTTTTTTCAAGGGCTCGCCCTAGACAACGAAATTCTCGGATACGGCCAGCGCACGGAAGCCGCGCTCCAACTCATGAAAGAAGTGGCGCGCTCGTTGTCCCCGCGATTCCTCGGCGCGTTGGTGGAGACCGTCCGCAGCACTTCGTCAACCTCGGGCGCTGCGACGTTGTCCGCACCCAGGGCGGCACGGAGCGCGAGATAA
- the grxC gene encoding glutaredoxin 3: MKRVVIYTTTYCPYCVAAKRLLERKQISYEEVDVTGDDSLRIWLVETTGRRTVPQIFIDGKSIGGYDELSALEQSGELELLLSSIES; this comes from the coding sequence ATGAAGAGGGTTGTGATTTACACCACGACGTACTGCCCGTACTGCGTAGCCGCCAAGCGGTTACTGGAGCGGAAGCAGATTTCTTACGAAGAAGTGGACGTCACCGGTGACGACTCGCTGCGCATCTGGCTCGTAGAAACCACTGGGCGCCGCACGGTGCCTCAGATTTTCATTGACGGCAAATCCATCGGGGGCTACGACGAGCTTTCGGCCTTGGAGCAAAGCGGTGAGCTCGAGCTCTTGCTGTCGAGCATAGAAAGTTAG
- the mazG gene encoding nucleoside triphosphate pyrophosphohydrolase, which produces MNRAEQLFGELVRIMERLRAPGGCPWDRAQTHQSIKAYLIEEAYEVAEAIEQQDYDELCKELGDVLLQVVFHAQMAREAGAFTVEDVVARINEKMIRRHPHVFGDSKAETPDEVLRNWARIKAAERRAEDKDRSALAGVPRGLPALQRAHRLGEKAAHVGFDWNDARAVLSKVHEELAELEAALHSESHERAAQELGDLLFALASLARHLRLHAEDVLQRASDRFVARFRRVEEMLAARGMDPHAVSPEVWDELWEEAKASERSAPRDGG; this is translated from the coding sequence ATGAACCGTGCCGAGCAACTATTCGGGGAACTGGTGCGTATCATGGAGCGGTTGCGCGCACCGGGGGGCTGCCCGTGGGACCGTGCTCAGACGCACCAATCCATCAAGGCTTATCTGATCGAAGAAGCATACGAAGTGGCGGAAGCCATCGAGCAACAGGACTATGACGAACTCTGCAAAGAGCTCGGGGATGTGCTGCTCCAAGTCGTGTTTCATGCGCAAATGGCACGCGAGGCAGGAGCATTTACGGTGGAGGATGTTGTCGCCCGCATCAACGAAAAGATGATTCGGCGTCACCCCCACGTATTCGGCGACTCGAAAGCGGAAACACCCGACGAGGTGTTGCGCAATTGGGCTCGGATCAAAGCCGCAGAACGCCGCGCGGAAGACAAAGACCGCTCGGCGCTCGCCGGTGTGCCGCGCGGGCTGCCCGCTCTCCAACGGGCCCACAGGCTCGGTGAAAAAGCGGCACACGTAGGGTTCGACTGGAACGATGCGCGGGCGGTGCTCTCGAAAGTTCACGAGGAACTCGCCGAATTGGAGGCAGCCTTGCACAGCGAGTCGCACGAGCGCGCCGCCCAGGAGCTTGGAGATCTTCTCTTCGCTCTCGCTTCGCTCGCGCGCCACTTGCGCCTGCACGCTGAAGACGTGCTCCAACGGGCGAGCGATCGCTTCGTCGCTCGTTTTCGGCGTGTAGAAGAAATGCTCGCTGCCCGTGGCATGGATCCGCACGCGGTCTCCCCCGAAGTGTGGGACGAACTGTGGGAGGAAGCCAAAGCCAGCGAACGCTCGGCTCCCCGCGATGGCGGCTGA
- the adh gene encoding putative alcohol dehydrogenase adh, with amino-acid sequence MRARAIVQTAPRKLELREFPLPEIDDDSALLRVEACGICGSDAEQYAGVLPVPMPVIPGHEPLGIIERIGDRAAKRWGVDVGDRVAVEPLIPCGHCHACRSGQYQVCRGRGTMFAHGYIPITRPPSLWGAYADYMYLDPFSIVHRVRKDIPANIAVMFNPLGAGFRWAVEVPHTGPGDTVLILGPGQRGLASVIAARAAGADCIIVTGLARDAQKLALAREFGADHTINIEEDDAHRRVHEITGGRGADVVVEVSANSPEPVAEALHYVAIGGRIVLAGVKGFKAVPNFVSDLAVIKEVTIRGAFGVTSRAYASAIRLIESGRVPLEKMHTHDFPLERAEEAIRSLAGEIPGQSSIHSCLVP; translated from the coding sequence ATGAGGGCGCGGGCAATTGTGCAAACGGCACCTCGAAAGTTGGAGCTCCGCGAGTTCCCTTTGCCCGAGATCGACGATGACAGTGCCTTGCTTCGGGTGGAAGCGTGCGGCATTTGCGGGAGCGATGCCGAGCAGTACGCAGGGGTATTGCCTGTGCCCATGCCGGTCATCCCTGGGCACGAGCCACTCGGAATCATCGAGAGAATTGGCGACCGAGCGGCCAAACGGTGGGGTGTGGATGTAGGAGATCGGGTGGCTGTAGAGCCATTGATTCCTTGTGGTCACTGTCACGCCTGTCGCAGCGGCCAGTACCAGGTGTGCCGTGGTCGGGGTACGATGTTCGCGCATGGCTACATCCCCATTACCCGGCCGCCTTCTCTATGGGGCGCGTACGCCGACTATATGTACCTCGACCCATTCTCGATCGTGCACCGGGTTCGCAAGGATATTCCGGCCAACATTGCCGTGATGTTCAATCCGCTCGGTGCGGGGTTTCGCTGGGCGGTGGAAGTTCCCCATACAGGTCCGGGTGATACGGTACTCATCCTCGGACCCGGACAGCGCGGCTTGGCCAGCGTGATCGCCGCCCGCGCCGCCGGTGCGGATTGCATCATTGTGACCGGCCTTGCCCGCGATGCCCAGAAGCTCGCCTTGGCGAGGGAATTTGGTGCGGATCATACGATCAACATCGAAGAAGACGATGCGCACCGGCGCGTGCACGAAATCACTGGCGGGCGCGGCGCGGACGTCGTGGTGGAGGTTTCCGCAAACTCTCCCGAACCCGTGGCCGAAGCCCTTCACTACGTGGCGATCGGAGGGCGAATCGTACTGGCTGGGGTGAAGGGATTCAAAGCTGTACCGAACTTTGTAAGCGACTTGGCGGTCATCAAGGAGGTGACCATCCGCGGGGCCTTCGGCGTAACCAGTCGCGCGTATGCATCCGCCATTCGGTTGATTGAATCGGGGCGCGTCCCCCTGGAGAAGATGCACACCCACGACTTCCCCTTGGAGCGCGCCGAAGAAGCGATTCGTTCGCTGGCTGGGGAAATTCCTGGCCAGTCCAGCATCCACTCGTGTCTGGTGCCATGA
- the rlmD gene encoding 23S rRNA (uracil(1939)-C(5))-methyltransferase RlmD, with protein sequence MHICFLPLGQTRLDGLGADRPELAARLHCGTSREQVGFQFVNPIVTIERMSYGPHALAHLDGKVVFVRGAVPGETVRLKIEETHATYAYARVEEIVTPSPLRRLPPCPYLPRCGGCPWQHLRYDAQLEAKQRNFRDHLQRIAKIPDLSLPAPIPSPVEFGYRSRLSLRVEAKDVGFYAAASHELVPIERCLLGDARVNDALPAIQELTRRLCSNVRRIELAADASEPQVAAAMEIEGPFEQQDEQTALTWLDAHPMVRGIVLRGKRWTRSYGTPQVSFEPVCGLSLRVRAGVFSQVNPQMNTVLVTKVRELLSPHRAERIVDAYAGAGNFACTLAPDCKEVLAIEVDPAAGEDLQENVERLGYANVRVMRDTTERALQRLAERDETIHGLVLDPPRSGAREAIPWILRLKPQRIVYVSCNSATLARDLALLGGHYRLEQATVLDLFPQTYHFEVVALLVLTC encoded by the coding sequence ATGCACATTTGCTTTTTGCCCCTCGGCCAAACGCGCCTGGATGGACTAGGGGCAGACAGGCCCGAACTTGCCGCCCGGCTTCATTGTGGCACTTCGCGCGAACAAGTAGGTTTTCAGTTCGTGAATCCCATCGTCACTATCGAACGCATGAGTTACGGGCCGCATGCGCTCGCGCATCTCGATGGCAAAGTCGTCTTCGTTCGCGGTGCGGTGCCGGGAGAAACGGTACGGCTCAAGATCGAGGAGACTCATGCCACGTACGCGTACGCCCGCGTCGAAGAGATCGTCACGCCGTCGCCCCTCCGGCGCCTTCCGCCCTGTCCGTACTTGCCGCGGTGCGGTGGTTGTCCTTGGCAACACTTGCGGTACGACGCGCAACTCGAGGCCAAACAACGCAACTTCCGCGATCATCTGCAACGCATCGCCAAGATACCGGATTTGTCTCTGCCCGCTCCCATTCCCTCGCCGGTCGAGTTCGGCTACCGGAGCCGCCTTTCTCTGCGCGTGGAGGCCAAAGACGTTGGCTTTTACGCGGCCGCTTCACACGAGCTGGTGCCGATCGAACGGTGTTTACTCGGCGACGCACGGGTAAACGACGCCCTACCGGCAATCCAAGAGCTGACCCGCCGGCTCTGCAGCAATGTCCGCCGCATCGAGCTCGCCGCAGATGCAAGCGAACCTCAGGTGGCCGCCGCCATGGAAATCGAGGGACCGTTCGAGCAGCAAGACGAGCAAACCGCCCTCACTTGGCTCGACGCCCACCCGATGGTCCGCGGTATTGTGCTTCGCGGAAAACGCTGGACTCGCTCCTACGGAACGCCGCAGGTTTCTTTCGAACCCGTTTGCGGACTCTCACTCCGCGTGCGTGCCGGAGTCTTTTCCCAAGTGAACCCGCAAATGAACACCGTTCTCGTCACCAAAGTGCGCGAGCTCCTATCGCCCCACCGCGCGGAACGCATCGTGGATGCCTACGCTGGGGCCGGCAACTTCGCCTGTACGCTCGCACCCGACTGCAAAGAAGTCCTGGCCATCGAAGTCGACCCGGCTGCGGGCGAGGACTTGCAGGAAAACGTGGAGCGCTTGGGCTATGCGAACGTACGCGTCATGCGGGACACGACGGAACGGGCACTGCAAAGACTCGCAGAGCGAGACGAGACGATTCACGGCCTCGTCCTCGATCCGCCCCGCAGCGGGGCTAGAGAAGCCATCCCCTGGATCTTGCGCCTCAAGCCGCAGCGGATCGTTTACGTGTCGTGCAACTCCGCCACGCTGGCCCGGGATCTCGCGTTACTCGGTGGTCACTACCGACTCGAGCAGGCAACAGTGCTCGACCTGTTTCCGCAAACCTATCATTTCGAGGTGGTGGCACTCCTCGTATTGACTTGCTGA
- the ggt gene encoding gamma-glutamyltranspeptidase: MPEYRRGRLPLPPVRVPLQARGLVAQGIGGRPRQAMRRFTEFLLLVACILAARSSVEARAELAARGMVAAEHPLAARAGAAILRQGGNAVDAAVATAFAVCVVNPSSCGIGGGGFFVYYRASDHKAFALDFRETAPAALRPEAFFSSGQADPRRSQRGGLAVGVPGEVAGLALAQQRFGTLPLKTVLQPAIQLARDGFPIGAHLAQEIAKHQDEIASQPALRRWFFRADGTPRKEGDLLQLPELAQTLAAIAQHGPDAFYRGAIAREIVRAVREAGGVMSLEDLANYRPKWRDPIAGDYRDFRILTMPPPSSGGGVILAALGILRSDDLPSMGQNSSGYLHLLAETMKHVFADRARYYGDPDFVTVPVARLLDPDLTASLRRRILATRTLPPEQYGSHLEPSASPREDQGTAHLSVMDASGNAVACTTTINTAFGAMLVAGSTGVLLNNQMDDFALAPGTANAYGLIGGAANAVAPGKRPLSSMSPTIVLQGNRAVASLGGSGGPMIISGTLQVLLNLLAFGYDAERSVAAPRIHHQWEPAVLLVEPQIDPEVRRVLQQIGHVVKEVPMMGAIQIVRRTSSGFEGAADPRKGGAASGW; encoded by the coding sequence ATGCCGGAATATCGCCGCGGGCGACTCCCTCTGCCGCCGGTTCGGGTGCCGTTACAGGCACGGGGCTTAGTGGCACAAGGCATTGGGGGGCGGCCCAGGCAAGCCATGCGGCGTTTCACCGAGTTTCTCCTGTTGGTGGCGTGCATCCTCGCCGCCCGTTCCAGTGTAGAAGCCAGGGCAGAATTGGCTGCCCGGGGTATGGTAGCCGCCGAGCACCCGCTCGCGGCACGTGCCGGGGCAGCAATTTTGAGACAAGGTGGCAATGCAGTGGACGCCGCCGTGGCCACCGCTTTTGCCGTTTGCGTCGTCAACCCCTCGTCGTGCGGCATCGGCGGAGGCGGCTTTTTCGTTTACTACCGCGCGAGCGACCACAAAGCCTTTGCCCTGGACTTTCGAGAAACGGCTCCGGCGGCACTGCGTCCAGAGGCGTTCTTCTCTAGCGGCCAAGCGGATCCGCGCCGCAGCCAGCGCGGTGGGCTCGCCGTGGGCGTACCTGGTGAAGTTGCCGGACTCGCTCTTGCACAACAGCGCTTCGGCACGCTTCCCCTGAAAACCGTACTCCAACCCGCGATCCAGCTTGCCCGTGATGGATTCCCGATCGGGGCACATTTGGCCCAAGAGATCGCCAAACATCAGGACGAGATCGCTTCTCAGCCAGCGCTGCGGCGGTGGTTCTTTCGAGCAGATGGAACGCCCCGCAAAGAGGGCGACCTCCTTCAGCTCCCGGAGCTCGCGCAGACGCTGGCAGCGATCGCGCAGCACGGACCCGACGCCTTTTATCGCGGAGCGATTGCCCGAGAAATCGTTCGGGCGGTGCGCGAAGCCGGCGGTGTGATGAGCCTGGAAGACTTGGCCAACTACCGCCCAAAATGGCGAGACCCGATCGCGGGCGATTACCGTGATTTCCGCATTCTCACGATGCCACCCCCGAGCTCCGGAGGCGGAGTCATACTGGCCGCACTCGGGATTCTCCGATCGGACGACCTGCCCAGCATGGGGCAGAACAGTTCGGGGTACCTCCACCTTCTAGCCGAAACGATGAAGCATGTATTTGCGGACCGGGCTCGCTACTATGGCGACCCGGACTTCGTGACAGTTCCGGTTGCCCGGCTCCTCGATCCTGATCTCACGGCGAGTTTACGGCGGCGCATCCTTGCCACCCGCACCTTGCCTCCGGAGCAATACGGAAGTCACCTGGAACCTTCGGCCTCGCCCAGGGAGGACCAGGGAACGGCTCACCTGTCGGTCATGGACGCCAGTGGGAACGCGGTCGCCTGTACGACCACGATCAACACCGCCTTCGGTGCCATGCTGGTGGCCGGCTCGACCGGTGTATTGTTGAACAATCAAATGGACGATTTCGCTTTGGCTCCGGGCACAGCGAATGCGTATGGCCTGATTGGCGGGGCAGCCAACGCTGTGGCGCCGGGTAAACGGCCCCTCAGCAGCATGAGCCCGACCATCGTTCTCCAAGGCAACCGTGCGGTGGCGAGTTTAGGGGGATCCGGGGGGCCGATGATCATCAGTGGCACATTGCAGGTCTTGCTCAACCTACTGGCCTTTGGGTACGACGCTGAACGTTCCGTGGCTGCGCCGCGCATCCATCACCAGTGGGAGCCTGCTGTGTTGCTGGTCGAACCGCAAATCGATCCGGAGGTTCGAAGGGTTCTGCAACAAATTGGCCATGTGGTAAAAGAGGTTCCCATGATGGGCGCAATCCAAATTGTGCGTCGAACCAGTTCGGGCTTCGAAGGAGCGGCGGACCCCCGAAAAGGTGGTGCGGCGAGTGGTTGGTGA
- a CDS encoding heme peroxidase, whose product MFWVLLRFLRIAAPRRVRYQTKPENARMTEQLEGLRPSAGWPVVHWFYRLDRPRWRSQTAETREALVEEFQNFLERLNAEPELQVVPQAGVTKFDFGLMAIHPDLWRLQQLGQQIASTGLGACLVPVYQFLSLTEASEYITNELDWARLLIEEQKLDPTSPEFATRFAALRKRTAIYAESRIHPKLPDDYPVVCFYPMSKARRDQDNWYRLSFEERKKLMLQHGEAGRRFADRVTQLITTCTGLDDWEWGVTLFARDLKAIRDIVYELRYDEASAVYGLFGSFYVGIRFAPKHLARVLHLS is encoded by the coding sequence ATGTTTTGGGTACTGCTTCGGTTCCTGCGCATTGCGGCTCCGCGCCGGGTGCGGTACCAAACCAAGCCGGAGAACGCGCGTATGACGGAGCAGTTGGAGGGTCTTCGGCCTTCTGCAGGTTGGCCGGTGGTGCACTGGTTTTACCGCTTGGATCGGCCGCGCTGGCGCAGTCAAACTGCAGAGACACGCGAGGCGCTGGTGGAAGAGTTTCAAAATTTCTTGGAACGGTTGAACGCGGAGCCGGAGCTCCAAGTCGTTCCCCAGGCGGGGGTGACCAAGTTCGACTTCGGTCTCATGGCCATCCATCCCGACCTGTGGCGGCTCCAACAGTTAGGCCAGCAAATCGCGAGCACGGGTCTCGGTGCCTGCCTCGTGCCGGTGTACCAGTTTCTGTCGTTGACGGAGGCGAGTGAGTACATCACCAACGAACTCGATTGGGCTCGCTTGCTGATCGAGGAGCAAAAGCTCGATCCGACCTCGCCCGAGTTTGCCACACGGTTCGCGGCACTGCGCAAGCGCACTGCGATTTACGCTGAGTCGCGCATCCATCCGAAGCTTCCCGACGACTATCCGGTTGTGTGTTTTTATCCCATGAGCAAAGCCCGGCGCGATCAAGACAACTGGTATCGTTTGAGTTTCGAGGAGCGGAAGAAACTCATGTTGCAGCACGGCGAGGCCGGACGGCGATTTGCCGATCGTGTAACCCAGCTCATTACGACGTGTACGGGGCTGGACGACTGGGAATGGGGCGTGACGTTGTTCGCCCGGGATCTCAAGGCAATCCGCGACATCGTCTACGAGCTTCGCTACGACGAGGCAAGTGCTGTGTACGGGTTGTTTGGCTCGTTTTACGTGGGCATCCGGTTTGCCCCGAAACACCTCGCGCGCGTGCTGCACCTGTCTTGA
- a CDS encoding phosphohydrolase — MLVRDAVHGDIEFDALQRAVLDLPEVQRLRGIKQLGTAYLVYPGAMHTRFDHSLGTCAVALRLLATLQSRHPQQVNRELQSLVGIAALLHDVTHVPFGHTFEDERRLFPRHDKGQRLSLLLAGPLGEALHRLGIAEPIEELLGVREHRTTPPWARQLVSSTIDADLLDYLRRDAYFTGLAARYDERLFRAFDISDGQLTLGLTRHGMIRPDTFSETVQLLRLRYFLTERVYYHHTKIAAGAMISKAVELAQQHGRLGEAELLDLQDATLFERLKEPSLQRQVGPDAALLVRRLERRALFKRGYVVSAAVLTRPQRAAFVRRYHESAEERRQAEECLARELRCKPSEVIVYCPALTVMKEAKALAVTPSGVIPVDQYDHSGEIAALQRRYEELWRFYVFVPAEFRAKTAEVAAAYFGYPSEHRVTDRD, encoded by the coding sequence ATGCTCGTGCGGGACGCTGTTCATGGGGACATCGAATTCGATGCACTCCAAAGGGCTGTGCTGGATCTGCCGGAAGTGCAGCGGTTGCGAGGCATTAAGCAGCTTGGGACGGCGTACCTTGTGTACCCGGGTGCCATGCACACTCGCTTCGATCATTCGCTCGGTACCTGCGCCGTAGCGCTACGCTTGCTGGCCACGTTGCAGTCACGCCATCCCCAGCAAGTCAACCGCGAGCTCCAAAGCCTCGTGGGAATCGCAGCGTTACTGCACGACGTCACACACGTACCCTTCGGGCACACCTTCGAAGACGAGCGGCGGTTGTTCCCCCGGCACGACAAAGGCCAGCGCCTCAGCCTACTCCTTGCCGGACCATTGGGTGAAGCATTGCACCGGCTCGGCATCGCCGAACCGATCGAAGAATTACTCGGAGTCCGCGAGCATCGCACGACCCCGCCTTGGGCGCGGCAACTCGTTTCGAGCACGATCGATGCGGATCTTCTCGATTACTTGCGCCGCGATGCTTACTTCACGGGCCTTGCCGCCCGCTACGACGAGCGGCTCTTTCGCGCGTTCGACATCAGCGACGGGCAACTCACCTTGGGACTTACTCGGCACGGCATGATTCGCCCCGACACGTTCTCGGAAACCGTTCAACTCTTGCGCTTGCGCTACTTCCTGACCGAGCGTGTGTATTATCACCACACCAAAATCGCCGCTGGGGCGATGATTTCCAAAGCAGTGGAGCTCGCGCAACAACATGGCCGACTTGGAGAGGCGGAACTTCTCGACTTGCAGGACGCGACCTTGTTCGAGCGCCTCAAAGAGCCGTCGTTGCAACGCCAGGTTGGGCCGGATGCGGCATTGCTGGTACGCCGCTTGGAGCGTCGCGCGTTATTCAAGCGCGGCTATGTCGTATCGGCGGCTGTGCTGACTCGCCCCCAACGGGCTGCTTTTGTGCGGCGATATCACGAGTCGGCAGAGGAGCGCCGGCAAGCCGAAGAGTGCCTGGCTCGCGAGTTGCGGTGCAAACCCAGCGAGGTCATTGTGTACTGCCCCGCGCTGACGGTGATGAAAGAGGCCAAGGCCCTCGCCGTGACGCCCAGCGGAGTCATACCGGTGGATCAATACGACCACAGTGGCGAGATCGCTGCCTTGCAGCGCCGTTACGAAGAGCTGTGGCGTTTTTACGTGTTCGTGCCCGCCGAGTTCCGAGCTAAAACCGCCGAAGTGGCCGCCGCTTATTTCGGATATCCGAGCGAACACCGCGTGACCGACCGCGACTGA
- a CDS encoding putative monooxygenase — protein sequence MPRNSTTQGRSREDGGLRFAVIGAGMAGILSGIKLKEAGFTNFTIYEKAERVGGTWRDNTYPGIACDVPSHLYSYSFALNPEWSHRFAPGPEIQDYFERVALEYGVLPYVRFGDEVVRLQYINGSWRLETAKGHCDRADVVIAATGVLHHPKLPDIEGLHNFAGAWFHSARWDHRVPLEGRRVGVVGTGSSAVQIVSAIVKRVGRLVLFQRTAQWILPQENPPYSDAEKEEFRRDPQRIRELREQISRSFADNFSNAVVDADSPQMRLLEEACRANLENNVRDPILREKLRPNYRAACKRLVVSPDFYQAIQAPNAELVTEPIERVEPRGVRTGDGRLHELDVLVLATGFQVDRFLRPARVIGRGGQDLDSLWGTRPYAYLSISIPDFPNLFLLNGPNGPVGNFSLIEVAELQFAYIMQLVELLGRGHFREVSARWEATEEFERQRVEAARKTVWVTGCRSWYLDDRGIPMAWPWTFDRFREEMARPKFEAFEMRP from the coding sequence ATGCCCAGAAACTCGACCACGCAGGGGCGGAGTCGTGAGGATGGCGGCTTGCGCTTTGCCGTAATCGGTGCAGGCATGGCGGGCATCCTCAGCGGAATCAAGCTCAAAGAGGCGGGCTTCACCAACTTCACGATTTACGAGAAAGCCGAGCGAGTCGGTGGCACGTGGCGAGACAACACGTACCCGGGCATCGCTTGTGACGTTCCCTCGCACTTGTATTCTTATTCCTTCGCACTCAACCCCGAGTGGAGTCACCGCTTCGCACCGGGCCCGGAGATTCAGGATTACTTCGAGCGCGTCGCCCTGGAGTACGGAGTCCTTCCCTATGTGCGGTTTGGCGACGAGGTCGTCCGGTTGCAGTACATCAACGGGAGCTGGCGGTTAGAGACAGCGAAAGGCCACTGCGACCGGGCGGACGTGGTGATTGCAGCGACCGGCGTGCTGCACCATCCCAAGCTTCCGGACATCGAGGGGTTGCACAACTTCGCGGGCGCTTGGTTTCACAGCGCGCGTTGGGACCACCGTGTCCCCCTCGAAGGCCGCCGGGTCGGAGTGGTCGGAACTGGCTCTTCAGCGGTACAAATTGTATCCGCCATCGTGAAACGGGTTGGCAGGCTCGTCTTGTTTCAGCGCACGGCGCAATGGATTTTGCCGCAAGAAAACCCGCCTTACTCGGATGCCGAAAAGGAAGAATTTCGCCGCGACCCGCAACGCATCCGCGAGCTTCGAGAACAAATCTCCCGCTCGTTCGCCGACAATTTTTCCAACGCCGTAGTGGATGCGGACTCCCCGCAAATGCGGCTCCTCGAAGAGGCCTGCCGGGCCAACTTGGAAAACAACGTGCGCGACCCGATATTGCGGGAGAAGCTCAGGCCCAACTACCGTGCTGCGTGCAAGCGCTTGGTGGTGTCGCCGGACTTTTACCAGGCCATCCAAGCGCCGAACGCCGAGTTGGTCACGGAACCCATCGAGCGCGTGGAACCACGCGGAGTGCGCACGGGCGACGGGCGCCTGCACGAACTCGACGTACTGGTGCTGGCCACGGGCTTCCAAGTGGACCGCTTTCTGCGGCCAGCACGAGTGATTGGCCGGGGAGGACAGGATCTGGATAGCCTGTGGGGAACGCGCCCGTACGCATATCTGTCGATTTCCATCCCGGATTTTCCCAACTTGTTTTTGCTGAACGGACCGAACGGTCCGGTGGGTAACTTTTCGTTGATCGAAGTCGCGGAGTTGCAGTTCGCCTACATCATGCAGCTCGTGGAATTGCTCGGGCGGGGCCACTTCCGGGAAGTGAGCGCCCGCTGGGAGGCAACCGAAGAGTTCGAACGCCAGCGTGTAGAAGCAGCACGAAAGACGGTGTGGGTAACCGGTTGCCGGAGCTGGTATCTCGACGATCGTGGCATCCCTATGGCTTGGCCGTGGACATTCGACCGTTTCCGCGAGGAAATGGCTCGGCCGAAATTCGAGGCGTTCGAAATGCGCCCATGA